TCAGTATCGAAACAACATCCATGCCTGTACAACCGCCGAGTGCTGCAAGCATTAAAGGCTTAGGTCTTGGTCCTTTATTTTCACCACCAACCGAACTGTCGGCATCAATAATTAATTTATGCCCGTTTATTTCTGTTTCAAAAGACATATTTTGCAACCATGTTATATCTAAAGAGCTTTTCATATTTACTTTAATTTATATTTATTGAATACTTTTCAAACAAAAATAATTAAATAATGTTTTATAAAATAAGGAAATCTCTAAAAATAGTAAAGTTCAAGGCATAAGAAATTTTAAAACCGCAGTTTACTATTGTAAATGAGGATTTTAAAATTTTGCAATAACGCTGAACTTAGCGAAGCGATCTCATGAGTTTACGAATAAATTTGCATTTTTAGAGGTTACCATAAATAAATAACTGATAATAAACATATAATCGTTTTAACATTTTTACATATTTATATGTAACTTTATAGAATGTTTAAAAAAAGATAAACTAAAGCCTTTCAATGAATAACTTTGGCAAACATCCAATATGTAAAGATTGTATAATAAATAAAAAATTTATTTTTTCTTCATTAAATGAAGAAGAATTAAATATTATATCTTCAGAAAAGGAATGTATTTATTATGAAAAAGGGCAAATCATTTATCAGGAAGGAAACAAAATAAATGGATTTTACTGTGTTAATAAAGGAATATTAAAGCTTTATAAAACAGGAGTTGAAGGAAGAAAACAAATAGTTTCATTTGCTCAAGAGGGTGATATTATTGGTTTTCGTTCAGTATTAAGCAAAGAGTTTGCTTGTACAACGGCTAAAGTTATTGATAATGCTGTTTTATGTTTTATTCCGGCTGAAACATTATTTTCTTTAGTAAAAATGAATCCTGATTTTTCAATGAAGTTAATGCAATTAACATGCAAAGAGCTTGATGAGGCAAATAAATTTCTGATTGATATTGCCCAAAAAACGGTTCGTGCAAGATTGGCAGAAGTTCTTATTATATTGAACGATGAATTTGAGGTTGATAATGAAAAATATTTACAAATAACTCTTACACGTCAAGAATTAGCAGACATTGTCAGCACATCAATAGAATCAGCTATCAGAATATTATCAGAATTTAAAAATGATAATTTTATTAAACTGGATGGTAGAAAAATTAGGATAATTGATATTTCAGCCTTAAAAAGAATTACCGATGTTTACTGACTTTCTATAAAAAACCCAACTCAAGCCGTGCTTCTTCCGACATCATACTTTTATCCCACGATGGCTCAAAAACTATCTTAACAGTTACTTTTTTTACATTTGCTATTTTTTCAATCTTTTGTTTTACTTCAGAGGGAAGCAATTCTGCAACAGGACAATTTGGTGAAGTTAATGTCATATCAATTTTCACTTCATTTTTTTCATTAACATCAATATTGTATATCAATCCAAGGTCAAATATGTTTGCAGGCATTTCAGGATCATAAATGTTTTTTAAAACTTCAACTATTTTGTTTTCTAATTGTAGAAATTCATCATTTTGTTCCATAGAATTATCTTATTGTAATTTTTTTTAGGGTTTTATTAATTTTTATCAGAAGAAGATTTTGTTTTGTAAGCAATTGCATATAGTTTCATTTGTTTCATCATTGCAAGCAATCCATTTGATCTCGTTGGCGATAAATTTTCTCTTAATCCGATTTTATCAATAAAATAAAGCTCACAATCTATTATTTCTTGCGGTTTTTTATTTGATAAAACCTTTATTAACAGTGCTACAATTCCCTTGGTAATTATCGCATCACTATCAGCAGTAAAATTTATTACACCATTTTCAAACGAAGCATTAAGCCAAACCTTTGATTGGCATCCTTCAATCAGGTTTTCTTTGGTTTTATCTTTTTCGCTAATTTCGGGAAGTTCTTTTCCTATTTCAATCAGATATTCGTATTTGTCAATCCAATCATCAAAAACAGCAAATTCTTCAATTATTTCTTCTTGTATTTCTTTTATTGTCATATTTCAGAATAATATTAGCAAATATATTATATATTTTTTTGGTAATATCATTATTTTAGCGGATAATATTATTGAAGTAGGAAGTCCAAAGTTTTTTTAATATTACCCCTTTATGAAAATATTATAAAAGAAGCCGAATCCTAAGGCTTTGTAATGAAATAAAGTGTTCAGAATTAACTAAGTTATTTTATTACAATGCCTAACTGTTATATTTTTTAACAGCCCCTATCTCTCAGCTTGTCAGCCAATTACCCTTTTTGTGTTAAATAATTTATCACTTACCTGCAAATTCTTAATTGAAAATTCTTAATAATAATTTTATAATACACAGGAACAAAGACAGTTGTGTTAATTGGTTCTGTATTTGATATAGATAATTAGACTTATAAATTAAAACTAAAATATTAGGAGGATATTATTATGCAAAAACGAATTTTACTTATAGATGATGAAGCCTCAATTCGAAGGACCTTGTCAATTGAGCTTAAGCAAAATGGTTATGATGTTGAACCCTGTGAGAATGGTATTGATGCACTTAAGAAACTGGATCAATATAAAAAAAACGAAATCGATTTAGATGGAATTGTAATTGATATTAAACTTCCTGATATTGACGGTTTAACTCTCGCAAAAATTATTATTTCAAAATTTCCCGGAATATCAATTTTTTTGATAACAGGATATAAAGAATTGTGTAATGATGAGGATATGGAAATAATAAATCCGAATGCTCTATTAGAAAAACCTTTTTTAACAGAAGATCTTGTTTATCAGATTGAAAAGGCAAAACCTGATCAAGCTCCCAAAAAGAAAATCGATTTATTAACAGAAGTAAAAGAAAGTAAAACAATTTCTTCATATATGCTTATTAAATTGGATGAAAATGCTAATTATTTAGACATATATCGGAAGTTATATTTTCAGGAGAATACATTGTACTGTGATATTACAAATGGCGATTATGATATCGTTTTACTTTCACAAGCAGGCAGCGTTGAAGAATGTAAAAAAGTTTGCGATACCGTAGTCAGAAAAATTGATGGTATTAAATCGGTAGAATTTCTTGAGATAAGTTTACCTGTTATAGATGAAAAATTAAAGGAGATATTAGTAACAGCAGAAAATGCCCTTTCAAATAAAAACGAAAAAATAGCAAAAGAAAGAAACATGAGTAAAGGGATTTGTTCATATATTTTTCTTGAAATTGAAAGGGAGAAATTTGACCATATTTATCCTGTACTTTTTTTGGATGAAAATGTTATTTATTGTGATTATACTACAGGAAAATATAACCTGATATTATTTGTCCATGGAATTCATTTTAAACAGATTGATGATTTTATTGAGGAAAAAATCTTGAATTTGGACGGAATTTTAAAAGTTAAGGAATTTCCAGTTGTAAATCTTATAGATATGTAATCCCTGATAAATTTTACATCAATTATTAAAATTAAATAATAACTCTGGTTTTATGGTAAAAACACAATCAATTCCAGAAATAAAAGGAATCAAGGGGTTCAAAATTGACTTGCTTTCAGATCATAGACAGGGAGGAAGTTTGATTCCTTTATTGCAATCTGCACAAAATTCTTATGGGTATATACCTGAGATAGCAATAAATTATATCAGCGAAATTGTTAGCATACCTGCTGCTGAAATTTATGGAGTAATTACATTTTATTCACAGTTTCGGCTTAAGCCATTAGGCAAAAATGTAATCAAAATTTGTGAAGGCACAGCTTGTCATGTAAACGGAGTAAAAAAAATTATAATGGTTCTTGAAAATGAGCTTAGAATATCTGTTGGAGAAACGAGCGATGATAATTTATTTACAATAGAATCAGTGGCATGCCTTGGATGTTGCTCTCTGGCACCGGTTATGATGATCAATGATAAAACATTTGGCAACCTTACCTCAGGAAAAATAGAAGCGATTATTAAAAAATATAAAAATTTATAAGCAAAATGATTATAAAAATATTTTTAATGTTAAACTATTTAAAATGAAAATTTTACTATGTTAGAAATTAAAGTCGGGCTATCTACTTGTGGAATTTCTGCAGGTGGAATTGCTGTTTTTAACAAAATTAAAGAAGAAATCAATAATAATAATTTAAAAATCAACCTAAAGGAAACAGGTTGTATGGGGATGTGCTATGCTGAAGTTTTAATTGAAATTATTGATGAAAATAATAGCTATTTATATTCGAAAGTAACGCCTGAAAAAGTTGTAAAAATAATACAAAGTCATCAGATTGATAAAAAACCTGTTCAAGAATGGGTTTTCAGCCAAAACAGAGAATTAAATGAAGATGTGTTTTTCAGGAAACAAAAAAGAATAGTACTGAGAAATTGTGGTATTATTGATCCCGATTCAATTGATGAATATATTAACCGAAATGGATATAAGGCTATTAAGAATTGTTTTGAAAAATATACATCTGAAGAAGTTATTGAAATAATTATTAAATCAGGATTACGAGGTCGCGGGGGTGGTGGATTTCCAACAGGATTAAAATGGAAATATGCCCGAAAAGCATCAGGGAATAAAAAATATATTATTTGCAATGCTGATGAAGGAGATCCGGGAGCATTTATGGACAGAAGCGTATTGGAAGGTGATCCTCATTCTGTTCTGGAAGGAATGATTATATCTGCCTATGCTATAGGAGCAGAAGAAGCTTATATATATGTCAGGGCAGAATATCCACGTGCTATTCAAAAATTGAGAAATGCAATACAACAATGCAAAGAGAAAGAGTTTTTAGGAAAACGGATTTTTGGATCCAATCATAATTTTGAAATCAAAATAAAAGAAGGTGCAGGTGCATTTGTATGTGGTGAAGAAACCGCACTTATTGCATCTATTGAAGGAAAAAGAGGTGTTCCGGTGATAAGACCGCCATTTCCGGTAGAAAAAGGATTAAACGGATTACCTACAAATATTAATAATGTTGAAACATTTGCAAATATTCCCTGGATTATTTTAAACGGTCCTGAAAAATATAATTCTTTAGGGACTAAAAACAGCAAAGGTACCAAAGTATTTGCAC
The sequence above is a segment of the Bacteroidales bacterium genome. Coding sequences within it:
- a CDS encoding Crp/Fnr family transcriptional regulator: MNNFGKHPICKDCIINKKFIFSSLNEEELNIISSEKECIYYEKGQIIYQEGNKINGFYCVNKGILKLYKTGVEGRKQIVSFAQEGDIIGFRSVLSKEFACTTAKVIDNAVLCFIPAETLFSLVKMNPDFSMKLMQLTCKELDEANKFLIDIAQKTVRARLAEVLIILNDEFEVDNEKYLQITLTRQELADIVSTSIESAIRILSEFKNDNFIKLDGRKIRIIDISALKRITDVY
- a CDS encoding SUF system Fe-S cluster assembly protein, translating into MEQNDEFLQLENKIVEVLKNIYDPEMPANIFDLGLIYNIDVNEKNEVKIDMTLTSPNCPVAELLPSEVKQKIEKIANVKKVTVKIVFEPSWDKSMMSEEARLELGFL
- a CDS encoding SufE family protein — its product is MTIKEIQEEIIEEFAVFDDWIDKYEYLIEIGKELPEISEKDKTKENLIEGCQSKVWLNASFENGVINFTADSDAIITKGIVALLIKVLSNKKPQEIIDCELYFIDKIGLRENLSPTRSNGLLAMMKQMKLYAIAYKTKSSSDKN
- a CDS encoding response regulator — protein: MQKRILLIDDEASIRRTLSIELKQNGYDVEPCENGIDALKKLDQYKKNEIDLDGIVIDIKLPDIDGLTLAKIIISKFPGISIFLITGYKELCNDEDMEIINPNALLEKPFLTEDLVYQIEKAKPDQAPKKKIDLLTEVKESKTISSYMLIKLDENANYLDIYRKLYFQENTLYCDITNGDYDIVLLSQAGSVEECKKVCDTVVRKIDGIKSVEFLEISLPVIDEKLKEILVTAENALSNKNEKIAKERNMSKGICSYIFLEIEREKFDHIYPVLFLDENVIYCDYTTGKYNLILFVHGIHFKQIDDFIEEKILNLDGILKVKEFPVVNLIDM
- the nuoE gene encoding NADH-quinone oxidoreductase subunit NuoE — translated: MVKTQSIPEIKGIKGFKIDLLSDHRQGGSLIPLLQSAQNSYGYIPEIAINYISEIVSIPAAEIYGVITFYSQFRLKPLGKNVIKICEGTACHVNGVKKIIMVLENELRISVGETSDDNLFTIESVACLGCCSLAPVMMINDKTFGNLTSGKIEAIIKKYKNL
- a CDS encoding NADH-quinone oxidoreductase subunit NuoF gives rise to the protein MLEIKVGLSTCGISAGGIAVFNKIKEEINNNNLKINLKETGCMGMCYAEVLIEIIDENNSYLYSKVTPEKVVKIIQSHQIDKKPVQEWVFSQNRELNEDVFFRKQKRIVLRNCGIIDPDSIDEYINRNGYKAIKNCFEKYTSEEVIEIIIKSGLRGRGGGGFPTGLKWKYARKASGNKKYIICNADEGDPGAFMDRSVLEGDPHSVLEGMIISAYAIGAEEAYIYVRAEYPRAIQKLRNAIQQCKEKEFLGKRIFGSNHNFEIKIKEGAGAFVCGEETALIASIEGKRGVPVIRPPFPVEKGLNGLPTNINNVETFANIPWIILNGPEKYNSLGTKNSKGTKVFALAGKIRNGGLVEVPMGITINEIVHDLGGGIKNDKQFKAVQMGGPSGGCIPSVMGNTKIDYGEITKTGAIMGSGGLIVLDETTCMVDLAKFFLNFTQNESCGKCTFCRIGTKRMLEILERITLGEGKENDIELLEDLALKIKKNSLCGLGQTAPNPVLTTIKYFREEYEAHIKEKKCPALSCAALIEYRIDPSKCTGCTVCEKKCPVNAITGERKKLHFIDQEVCIKCGLCYDACKFDSILKI